GGTGGTGAATACAAGACACTTCTGTGAATAAAAAGAACACCAGAATTGCCACTGTCTTCAACAGACTGAAAGTCCTGTAGTGTAAATTTAAATGGTTCTTTTACACTGCTTTTTATCCAATTACATTTACAGGAGCAGTACGTTGTTTGATGTTTTGAGTAACCCAAATTTGTAATTTAGCATAAAACTGCACAAAGACTTAATCTAGAACCGTATCTATCACTACTCTCGCTTTCAATCTGCAGAGTACTTCAGAGGGGCTGCTCAATTCCTCCTACGAGATTCAGGAAACAAAACTTCCTTTTATTCACAGGTTATGTTGTTTTCTTGCAACATTCAGCAACAGCATAGGCTTTTCTAtttagaaatatgtattttttttaattaaagtgtcTTTCAGACTCACAACTTGAAAAAAGGTAATATATTGAAAAGGATCATAATTCCAGCGTGTTTACACTGCGATGAAGTGCTGATTGTGCAATGAGGTGCAGAGAGGAAACCCCTGGGTTAGTGCTCACTGTTAGTATAACCATACTTGATTGTTTAACTATGCGTTTCAATACCTCAATTTTTTGCGCTACTGTTTGGGCCTGGAGAGTCTCAATTTCTTTTAGTTTCAAAGCCAGATTGTTCATCTCCTCCTGCAGCATCTGATTTTTGCCCTCAGAGACCAGCAATTTGCCCGAGAGGTCACTATTGGTTTGTTCTAAAAGTGCTACTTCCTCGCGCAGTCTATAATTATCGGTGGAtaatttctccttctctttcagtATTTCTTCCTTCGCGACGAGCAGACTCTTCTGTTCAGCAAGCAGGCTGTCGTTTTCCTGGAGTAATTGTGTCTTCTCCTTCTCCGTGACCTCGTGCCTGTGTCGAAGCTCCTCCAGGCTCTCGGAGACAGCGCTATGCAGGTCCTGGAGCTCTGCTTTTGATTTAGACAAGGACACAAAGTCACTCTGGAGCCGTTTGATACTGGCAGCGAGCTGCTCCGTCTCTGCACAGAgggcttctttttctttaattatttctgCCAGTTTAGTTTCggatttttctttcccctgaacTAAAAGTTCTTTCTCAGCCAGCaagcctttatttttctctcGCAGCTCTTCTATCTCCTTCTCTAAGAAACTGATGTTGCTTTGAAGTTCCTTACGTTCCAACAAAAAGGATTCCTTGTCCAGTTTTCTAGCTTCCTTTTCTATGGTTAAGTTTTCTGTCATAATCTCAACCTCTCCATTTAATTTCTGACACTTATCTTGCAATTCAGACCTCTCTCTGCTCAGCATTTCCCTATCAGAGGAACAGGTCTTCAATGAAGACGACAGGACCTGCTTGGCCTGTGCTACAGCAGCCAGTTCATTTTCTATCATTCTTTTGGCATCCTGGGCCTCCGTCAGAAGATCTGAGAGGTCACGTTTACAGGCCATTAGCTCTTCATTTTCTAGAGTCTTCTTACTTAGCTCTTCCTTGAGGGCTTCAACGGAATCTTGGAGCGCGGTATTCTCTTGGGCCAGAGCGCTCCTGGCTGAGACATCCAGTTCACGTTCTCTTTTCATATCAGAAAGTGCATTTGCAGAAGACTTGATTTCATCAAGAAGCTCTGAGTATTTGTTCTCCAATTCCTTCTTCTCTTGAAGAAGAGCTTCATTGTGCCTTTCAAATTGCAACGACTTCTGAAAAGCAGATTCCTTTTCTAAATTCAGTTCGTTTATTTTCTCAGTAAAGACTTTCTCAGCAAGTATGGCATCTGCTGTGGCTTGAGCAAGCTTCTCAGCAACTGCCTTGTTTTCATTGGAAAGTTCTTCCCTTTCAGCCAAAAGCCTTCGTTCTGATGAAGAAAGAGCCTCTTTCTCTTGTCGTAACTGAACACATTCAGAATTGGATATCTCTCTTGAGGCTTTAATTTCCTCAAGAAGACGAGAGAGACCAGCAAGGGAATCCTTCAACTCCAGATTGTCTTTCAGCGCCGTTTTGAGTTCTTGCCGTTGAGTCTCCAGCTCCGTTTGCATCTCATCTGTTCTCAATTTCAGTGCCTGGTTGTCACTAACCGTACTGTCTAAACTCACTCGCAGCTCTTCTACACTTTTAAGGAGCGTCTCCTTCTCGGACTGCAGACTCTGACGTGTCTGCAACAGACTGTCCATTTCATTTTTTAAGGCTATATGTGTATTTTGAAGGTCTGAGTGTTTACCCAGGGCTGAGTCCCTCTCTGCAGTCAGAGCTGACACTTGCTGCAGCAGCTCTCTGCGCTCTCTGGCCAGGGCCTCACAAGAACTTTCTGCCTTCCGAATAACATCGTCTTTGTCTTTAACAGCTGCATCTTTCTCTTCCAAAAGCTTCTGATAATGCTCCAGTTCCTCCCGTTCCTTGATGTGTTTCTGACATACCACATCCATGGCATTTCTGTTGGCCCGAAGCTcttccagctgctggagcaaggTTGACTCTGAGGACCGGAGAGCATCATTTTCTTGAGTTATCCTCAGAAGCTCTGCCCGTGTTGCCGCTAATTCAGAGAGTAATTTGTTTTTCTCAGAAATGAGTGCTAACTTTTCTGTGCTCTCCTGCTGAATTTTGGCCTCGgcttctttcttctgctttagaatttttttattttccgaATTAAGTTCTTCATTTATTGTCCAAAGTTCTTCTTGGTCTCGTTGCATTAACAAAATCTCTGATTCCAGTTCTTGAAGTTTTGATAACAAGGAACCTCTCTCTAATCTTAAAGCATTTCCCTCCTGTGCCAGAGTCTCTTTTGCTGATATCAAACCCCTCATCTCGTCTGACATTAGTTCAATCTCTTTTCTGGCTGAAGCTAACAGAGAGCTTACGGACTAAAGAAACAAAGtcaggaagaagggaaaacaaacatgAAGTCAAGCAGACAAATGAGAAATGTGGCTTAAGGGCAAACAGAGCTACTGTAatttaagctttttaaaaagtgtataCACTGACACACAGTCCCTGTGTGAACTCAGCTGCTGACGGGCACCCCTGATAACTCGTGACCAAACACCCGCCCTCTGTAGGAAAACCTTTTAGtggttaaataaaaataattaaatggttTGAAGGTTCCTCCTTACCAGACTCCATCATGGTTTTAAAACCACCCTCGACACATTTTCTGAGTGTAAATTACTCAGAAAAGAGCCACAAAATGACTTAATGAGAATCCAAGTGAACGCAAATGCAAGCAGTTATATTAGATACTGACTTCCATTCTCAAATTCACCATTTATAGCTAATTGTCCTCATGATTCTGTCCAAAATGTGTTGTCATAACCCACTCAATGTGAAGCACATCAGTGCTGTATTGAAAGTTAATTTGTGTGCCAATGTATACACTAAATATTTTGCTAAAAAACATAAGACAAACATTATAGCAAATAACTAATGAGGGATGAAAGCAAGCAGCAACGTCAAAGAAACAgcggaaaaaaagaaaactactgaAGTCAAGCTACGTACCAAGTAGTTCCACATAATATGAGATTTTACTACAGAACCAAGTTTCAGGTGTGTAACGCTTTTAAATGAAATGGTTCACAACATATCCCATTTAAAATTCATGCTTTTAAAAACCAGATAATAACATCTGGCTACAACTGATTGCGCTGAGCCAGATATCCACGAACACAAAACATTAACAGCCAAGAACCATATTTCATGGATTCTTGAGTAATCCAGGAAGACAATGAGTTAGTTGCATGTGCATCTTCCCTAACCTATATTCGTCTACCCTGGAAAAGTTCAGAAAAGAAACACTGTAAAAATCCTACTAGGAAATTAGGAAGCCCAGCAAAAAAGAGTGATTCGCTGTAACAGAAATATTTCGATTACCCACACAGTAACACAGGATACCTACCTGGGCCTGTTCCGCTTGCTTTCTCAGCTCCTCAGCCTGTGTTTCTAactcattgtttttcttttgtgccATTTTCAGGGCCTCTTCTGCATCCAGCAAGTTCTGCTTAAACTCTTTGATATCCGCGTCATGTTTAGTGATCATCTCGGCAGTTTCTTTTTCATACTTTGCCTGAAGATCCTTATACTGATTCTGGCTACTCTCCACTTGCTTTTTCTGACAGAAGATAAAACAATTGGAGCACAATTAAGGCAGCAGTGGTACTACGTTCTGCACACAGTTAGCAAGTGCTTTTTCAAGTTCTTCTTACCATGTCTGTTAGTTGATCCTGCatatttttcagttctgtttgATGAATCTTGAGAGTTTCTTGCTGACTCTGCTCAGCTCTCTGTGTTGTCTGCTCCACATTTTTCTGAAGCTCAACAGCCTTTTCATTCGCTTTTGTGAGCTCAAGTTGTATTTGCTCCAACTCCCTAAAAAGACCAAATAAAAGAACATTACTTTTTGCTGACAGCACGGCAAGCACAGAGATGAAAGAGTTTAAATTATGCTGAAGTTCTATATTCTGTCCAAGCATTCAGAAAGAGATTTAATTATTTAACATATAGAGAATATTCTGCTAAATTAAGTGTACACAAGTGAGATGGAGCACTTGctcatgtgcagcacaacagaGCTGCCAGTTACTTTGCTCCCAGTTTGGGGTTTTGCAAAGGTAAAGAGCAACTGTTCTATGTAcaatttttatttgaaacaaaacacattttctatTGCTAGTCCAAAATGTGACTCAAGTCTTTTATATTCAAATAAACCAAACAAGCTTATCAGGTAATCAAATAATTAAGTAGGACAATCACAAAACAATCTAGATTATTGAAATATTAATTTACTCTGGACAATGAGAAGCACCTTACATAAGAATTTTAGAATTATAAATGTTAGATGCTCTTCAAATCGCTCTGAGGAGACTGTTTTGAGTAATTTAGTTTGATAGAATAAGTTCACCTGTCATATCAATGTGACACTCAGGAGCATCTTGTTCAGATATTTacaaaaaagataaatgagaagCTGGGAGTCCAGGAGCAGCGAATTAACGTGAAAATGTTCTGACAATAACGAATACCTTTCTTTTAACCGGAGCTCATCATTCATTTTCGTcagctgggcagagctgtctcctgAAGACTTCATGATCTCTGCAATATCATTTTCAAGTTTGGCTTTAGCTTCAATCAGTTGCTGCTCCTTCTCTTCTCGCTCCTTCAATTTCTTCTCCATCACTGAGCAAGACAAAGGTTAGCAGTCCAGTAAATTTAAGAGAAAGGGTGTATACAGAGTAGCTAGAAGATAGTGAAGAACTATAAGCAGAGCAATATTGATGCTAGAGAACTTGCAAATTAcccctttaaaattaaaaattacaacTGATTGACTTTTGAACTGTGAACTGCAGCAAAAGGTTCAGAACTCTTCAGGAGGAGTAAAAAAGCGATTAGTTAAGAAATCTTTCTTTCAGAAAAGATTCACTTAACTTCAGGCCATGAGAAGCTGATAGGAGCTGTACCCATGGCAGAGGGTAACCCAGGCCTGTGACAGCAGCTGCGCACATCCGACAGGCCAGACAACTCACCAGCTATTCAGCAGAGCAGCGGAAGAGAAACAGCACAAGCAATGTGAAACTACAGTGAAAAACCAACTCGGTCCAGGGCAGGCACTGCCCCCAAAGGGACAAGCAGCCCTGGGGGTGACTTCTACAGTCCTAACAATGCcttgaaacatttttcttacagCGTTCTTAATACCTTTCTATATGGGTTTTAAATGGAGATGTACAACTAGACAGATAGAGCAAGACTCCCTGTATGagagaggaagaagcagagaaccCAACTAACGCACAGTCTTTTGATgtccttaaaaagaaaatgctacTTATGGCCAAGGCTTCCGCAAACTAACTGTCTTACATTTGCAATGCCTCAGTCTGGGCCCCAAAGCCTTCGCCTGGTATCTGATCATTATCTCAGCATCACTTTGTTGTAAAATTGAACAAGAAGATTTGGAACATGCTCAACCAGGACATCTCCTGTCTTACAGCCCTATTTCACTAACATCATGGTCACCTTGCGGTGTCACTATACGTGGTGCCAAAACCTGGCTTCTGCCCGGACAAAAGGCTTTCTCTGGGAAAAGCACTGCACACTATGACGCGGTGAGCTGAGCAGGAGGCGTACAGAAGCACAAAGCTGACATATTTTTCAGAAGGTtccattttatttcttccttaccaGTCAAACTAGACTTCAGCTGTTCCAGTTCTGAAGACATGAGTGCAAACTGTTCttctttttggtttagtttttttattgtttctatgcaagtaaaattttgaaaacaaagttAGTAACTACTTAACTACAGAGAATTCCACCTACTTACAAGGTATATTACTCTTAATAAGAGAGGTTACAAGTAATCCTGTCCTTTGCATAGCTGCTGAAAGTGCTGTACCACCAAGTGTAAATCTGAAGGCACATGGAAAAAAAGCTCTTTATTTTGCATTGATTTTCTGTAGCTTTTTAGTTCTTTGTTTCGTTTAGTAGCTGACATACCTTGCATAGTTTGTTGAACTTTCTCTGCTTCATCAGCTGCGCTAGtaaacttttctttctgaaaaaaggATAAAAACCTGGGGTAAGGTTTGGTAATAGCGGTATAATTCAGCCACTGAATTTATATTAGGTATTTCTGAAGTACAAAATAGAACAGTCTTCACTTCTGTCATGAACAGATCTGTGTTTGAATTACAGTTGCAACCAAGTCCCTAAACATTCAAAATCACTTCTCCATCAGCTACAACAGCAACACAACGGCAGCGCCAGAGCCCAGCGGAGGAGACGGGATTCTGGGTCTCAATGCAAGAAGCTGCACAGTGGACACCTGCGGCCCTGTATCAATCTCGTACCAGTATGTTCCAGCTTTACCAGTAGGAAAAGATGCTGGGTTGTAAAGAAAAGGGAGGATACTGAGGAAGATAAGAAGTGAGACTCTCCCACCAACTTCAAATATTTACTGGGGCCATGGAAAGATTTTATGACAGGGACAGCAAAACCTAAAAGCATGTCCTTTTGTTGCTAACTCTGGTGTAGTTTCTCAGGAAAATCCCACCCAACCACAGAATACTTGCAAACTTAATTAAATTTGCAAAACGAGAAATCAGATGAAAAAATGTCTTCAAAAACCATTTGTAAGGCACGTATAGCAAGCACTAATACGTACAACAGTTTAGTCTAAATTTAAACCACATGCtgcttttgattttgtttaaTGTTTTATCTGAAATCCATAAACAGACAAGTTCTATTTAGACAAAACACCTGATAACACAGAACTCAGGTGAAATGTTCTTTTCATTCCAAGACAGGTCCTATAAGCCATGAACCCTCCCCATCTTTGCATGAGTAAAGGAGCTCTGAAAGATCCACAGATTTCAGTGACACTCTCACCATGAAAACCAAAAGCCAAAGCATAAAGTCAAAATTTCGGGGTTTTACTCACCAAAACTTGAAGTTCCTTTTCCAAAGAATCTTTAACTTGATTTACTGCACTCAAGTTTTGCTCAAGGTCAAGAAGCTTTTGCTCTTTGCCCTGCAGTTCTTTGGCCAGATTACTAGCCTAACAAACATGATGAAATGgagtaaaataaaattacaaacacaaatgaaaaaacaggaaaattaaaagTTGAATCTGAAAAGTAACTATAACATTGCTGTAGgatgacaaaaattaaaaaaaccaaacaaaacaagctgaagaaaaaaatgtgatgtgTAACTGAGTGAAGCTGCTTTCCACTGATGACCACATACATCACAGTATTAATTGCACCCAGGAATATATTTGAAAGGCTCTGGACCACAGAACCACAGTGTGACCTCAAAAATAAGAGTCAAAGGTTTGTAAAAATCTTGCACCTTGGAACCATCTGTGAAGGGTTTAGGAAAGGAATTTCCAGTTACTTTCCACACTACTCTTACAATTAGAGCTCTAACTTGTCAGGTCATGTATAGATCTGATGTGTGGGGAACCCTAAAAAGAAATGAGATCTTAGCACTTGTATTCCTAGCTGGGGTGGAGGAACCACTTCCAAGCACTGAATGCCACACTAGCAACTATAAAATCTTGGTAAGATGTATCACATTGCAATCTGGGCTTCAAAATGCTGTGAAGCGGCACCTAACATCACCACTGCACACCCTTATCTTAAAGAAAACTTCCACCAGGATCTCCTCtgcttgtcttcttttttttaatagcctcTTCCATCACCTTGTTTGATGAGAGGCAAAGTAATGAAGGTGCAGTGGAAACATTTCTCCCCTGAACCCCGAGTAACTTGATCTGAATTCCTCTGTCACCAAAGGTTAAAAACTTCTCCCAAATGAGCCAAGAAACTAAGTCTTGCATCACACGAAGCTCTGGGCACAGGCAGGCTGGAGCCTGCACCAAGGAACTGCAGAAAGAATTGGTTTATTTTGTGTAATGGTGCAGCCCAATGACCCAGTTCACACTTTCTCTAAACCTCCTCAGACAGTACCAAGACACATTCAATAAACCCCGTTTTTTCTGTGATGTATTTGCTATGGCAGATTAGAACAGTACAAAcgtaaaatgaaagcaaaaagtaaaaatgaaaggATGGATGTTGATACAAACCTTGCTACTTCCATCAACCTTTTCAGTCTCTAAATTCTGAATTTGTTTCTCGGCTGCCTCAAGCTGCTTGCTAAGTTTCTGGATTTCCAATTTACCTTCAGAATTGGCTTTCTGAAGTGCAGCAAGGTCCAAAAGCTTTTCTTCAGCAGCTTTGATCTGTGGTGTAAGACTATCAATAACTTTGGTTTGTTCATTGTACTTGGCTTGCAGTACCTCTAGCTCCTTTACCTTTATTTCAGCTTCCTGCAATTTGTTTAAAGTGTCTTCCATTTCTACTAGATGCTGATCTTCCACACTTTCCAATTTGGTCTTCAGGCTTTCCAGGTTTTGTTCTTTCTCCTCTGTGACTGCCAACAGTTTTGCTTTCAGGGATTCAATCTCTTTTAAATAATGAgatttttcattttcctgcttCAGTTTTAAATTGGACATTTCATTTTCATAGTCTAATTTAATCTTCTCGATCTGAGTCTTTAACTCTGCAAATTCCGCTGTCTGAGCCCCTACACCTTTGCTGAAAGAAACTTTTAGTTCTTCCATCGCTTGCTGGTGGGAGGCGATCGCAGATTCCAGCTTTGATTTCCACAGCTCTATTACATCTGAATTCTCCTTGTTGGCGTGATCCAGCTTAGTTTTCAAGGATTCATTTTCTTTTGCCATTCTCTCATTTGAAGCTGAAAGCGatttgatctctttctgcaaTGTTTCTTCACTAATCCCGAACTTCTCTTTCAATGAATTCACCTCATTCTCATGTTCTTTGCTAACCGCTGCCATTTTTTCTTGCAAAGAACTTATTTCTTGTAACAACGAAAGAGAAGTGTCCACATCATCCATGTGTTTACTAGACTCTAATCTCCCTCGGAGTTCAGCTACTTCCTTCACCCGCAACGCTAGATCTCTCTCTAGTTCCATGATGCGAGACTTTTCTGACACCGTGGCCACCTATGATTAGCAGCATtttaaggaaagaagaaagaattatAAAAGATATGTTTAATACAAAGACATATTGGCTTCACCGAAAAGAAACTGCCGAGTGTTGCAAACTAACGTTCGTGTATTCTCACCAGGTGACTGTTGATGCAGCTTGTGGTACGGAAAAGCACGCAAAGCTACCACAATTATTTCTAATTAGGAAGTTGCTGTTTCAACATCCTGAAAAAGATACCACTTACCTGCAATTGCCCTTTAAAAGTACTTATTACAGAGTAGATTCTTGGTTTTATAATATTCATCATACCTCAGCTTCAACAAAAGCCACGTGTATGCATGAATATAAAAGTATTTATCTGTTCTTAAGAACTGACACCTGCTGAACTTCTGACTTGGGACAAAGTATGTCCAGTAATATTTTGACAGGTGACAGTATTACTTATGCTACTGGGATATCTATGAAAATATTATGTCATGGGTAcaaaaaaagaactaaaaagcCACAGCAAACCATGATTTAGTAAAGCAAGTAAGTATAACAACTATTTAAGACATCAAAAACCAATCCTCAAATACTAAATTTGTGGTAAAAGTACTGGCATGGTCGATCTTACTTTTCTTACTTTTAATGAAATTTACTCCTCCTAAAAATGAACCACTGAACATCCGTGAAGGTCAATTCACAGCCCCATTTGTTACTTTTGACATGGATTCAAGCAGTAATTTTGCAGGTTTAAGACATCTTACCTGAATCCTTCTGAAGAAATGAGTACACATATAcaggcaaacacacacacacaacaccaaaGCTCAGAAATAATGTTAATTTTTAAAGTGTTCCAGCTGGATCTATTGCAGGTACCGATGACGGCAGGATCTGTTTCAGCGTGTGTTACACCCAGCAGCCTGTGCCATCAGAAATCTTCCACAACACAAATCAGTCTTGTTATTTAAATAGTGAAAACCATTACCCTAGTGTCTTCTAACTCCCTCTGGAGTTTGTCAGCTTTGGTCTTTTCAAAGAGCAGGCTCTGTTCAAGCTCCTTAATGCGGGCATGCTCCAGTTTGGTCTGCGTCTGTTAgtaaaaagggaaaggaagagaacacAACGGTGCCACCATCACATGCCAGCACAAGAGGAGGGAGCCACATGCAGGCCGTGCTGCCAGAGTCTTCTACCCATGATGAGCAGAGAAGATGCAGTGGATAAAATGACCAGGGAAACGCTACGGATGAGGAAGATGGACTGAAAGTGTAAATGGACTGacgtggaaaaaaaaatttaaaagcaaaataaaaaaaaaaagtcacaaacgaAAAAATATGGACAAAAAAGTTTCATGCAGCCAAGTAGAAGTTATTTATCAGTACATGAAGTTTTCAGCACAAATTAGAAtagttatgtaaaaaaaaatatatgtgtatatatatctgtaCCTCTTTTAATATGATACTAAGTCCCTTTCCTTTTCATCCCACTAACTTTTTGCTTTaaagtatttggtttattttataaaTGATCTTTTTATTAACCAGGGGACAAAATTCACCATGGAAGCTCATGTGACAgatccaaactttttttttaatagtagctGTATCTCAAGTCTCAGCCATAAAAATTCCTTTGGTCAAGACCTGGGAACATGGATGCTCATTTGTCATTACAGTATGAATTACCTCaatagaaagagaatggttttCTACAAGTGCAGAACCCTCCTAGTTTTGCCCCCTCCTCCTCtttcaggaaggaaggaaggaagcaacaAGTAAGACTCTCCAAAATCAGGGAAAAGAGCGAATTGGTCTGGTTGCTCTATAGTTACTGAAGTCGAAATACATGGAACAAGATGCAGaagtaaggaaaaacaaagcctAATTTTAATAGGTTCCTAAACAGAAGCACAAAGCAAATGAAAGTAAGTGCTTACCAAGAGGTAGAATTTTTAGCGAGAACAC
This DNA window, taken from Patagioenas fasciata isolate bPatFas1 chromosome 17, bPatFas1.hap1, whole genome shotgun sequence, encodes the following:
- the CLIP1 gene encoding CAP-Gly domain-containing linker protein 1 isoform X5, whose product is MSMLKPSGLKAPSKTIKHGSTLLKTPVATAPAEKAASSEKASSATTADAHEEFVDDFRVGERVWVNGNKPGFIQFLGETQFAPGQWAGIVLDEPIGKNDGCVAGIRYFQCEPLRGIFTRPSKLTRKVLTEDEANGTQTAHPSRATSPTSTSAASVVSSAAAALPPSGIPQKTSPLAAKEHSTPQISNLSKTASESISNLSEAGSLKKGERELKIGDRVLVGGTKAGVVRFLGETDFAKGEWCGVELDEPLGKNDGAVAGTRYFQCQPKYGLFAPVHKVTKIGFPSTTPAKAKTTVRKVVATPTALKRSPSASSLSSLSSVASSVSSKPSRTGLLTETSSRYARKISGTTALQEALKEKQQHIEQLLAERDLERAEVAKATSHVGEMEQELALVRDGHDRHVLEMEAKMDQLRAMVEAADREKVELLNQLEEEKRKVEDLQFRVEEESITKGDLERKRQISEDPENTQTKLEHARIKELEQSLLFEKTKADKLQRELEDTRVATVSEKSRIMELERDLALRVKEVAELRGRLESSKHMDDVDTSLSLLQEISSLQEKMAAVSKEHENEVNSLKEKFGISEETLQKEIKSLSASNERMAKENESLKTKLDHANKENSDVIELWKSKLESAIASHQQAMEELKVSFSKGVGAQTAEFAELKTQIEKIKLDYENEMSNLKLKQENEKSHYLKEIESLKAKLLAVTEEKEQNLESLKTKLESVEDQHLVEMEDTLNKLQEAEIKVKELEVLQAKYNEQTKVIDSLTPQIKAAEEKLLDLAALQKANSEGKLEIQKLSKQLEAAEKQIQNLETEKVDGSSKKEKFTSAADEAEKVQQTMQETIKKLNQKEEQFALMSSELEQLKSSLTVMEKKLKEREEKEQQLIEAKAKLENDIAEIMKSSGDSSAQLTKMNDELRLKERELEQIQLELTKANEKAVELQKNVEQTTQRAEQSQQETLKIHQTELKNMQDQLTDMKKQVESSQNQYKDLQAKYEKETAEMITKHDADIKEFKQNLLDAEEALKMAQKKNNELETQAEELRKQAEQAQSVSSLLASARKEIELMSDEMRGLISAKETLAQEGNALRLERGSLLSKLQELESEILLMQRDQEELWTINEELNSENKKILKQKKEAEAKIQQESTEKLALISEKNKLLSELAATRAELLRITQENDALRSSESTLLQQLEELRANRNAMDVVCQKHIKEREELEHYQKLLEEKDAAVKDKDDVIRKAESSCEALARERRELLQQVSALTAERDSALGKHSDLQNTHIALKNEMDSLLQTRQSLQSEKETLLKSVEELRVSLDSTVSDNQALKLRTDEMQTELETQRQELKTALKDNLELKDSLAGLSRLLEEIKASREISNSECVQLRQEKEALSSSERRLLAEREELSNENKAVAEKLAQATADAILAEKVFTEKINELNLEKESAFQKSLQFERHNEALLQEKKELENKYSELLDEIKSSANALSDMKRERELDVSARSALAQENTALQDSVEALKEELSKKTLENEELMACKRDLSDLLTEAQDAKRMIENELAAVAQAKQVLSSSLKTCSSDREMLSRERSELQDKCQKLNGEVEIMTENLTIEKEARKLDKESFLLERKELQSNISFLEKEIEELREKNKGLLAEKELLVQGKEKSETKLAEIIKEKEALCAETEQLAASIKRLQSDFVSLSKSKAELQDLHSAVSESLEELRHRHEVTEKEKTQLLQENDSLLAEQKSLLVAKEEILKEKEKLSTDNYRLREEVALLEQTNSDLSGKLLVSEGKNQMLQEEMNNLALKLKEIETLQAQTVAQKIEAAKMAEDVLQTVEKVTKEKDAIHKEKIETLASLENSRQTNEKLQNELDMLKQNNLKNEEELNKSKELLNLENKKVEELKKEFEALKLAAAQKSQQLAALQEENLKLAEELGRSRDEVTSHQKLEEERSVLNNQLLEMKKRESALKKEIDEERASLQQSISVTSALITQKDEELEKLRNEITVLRGENASAKTLQSVVKSLESDKLKLEEKVKNLEQKLKENNEQPLPVTGSAGDFAGNQLQDEIAKEKQIDFLNSVIVDLQRRNEELNSKIQRMCEAALNGNEEEINNYDSEEESLSKKKPRLFCDICGCFDLHDTEDCPTQAQMLEEPPHSAHHGSRREERPYCDTCEMFGHWTADCNDDETF
- the CLIP1 gene encoding CAP-Gly domain-containing linker protein 1 isoform X10 is translated as MSMLKPSGLKAPSKTIKHGSTLLKTPVATAPAEKAASSEKASSATTADAHEEFVDDFRVGERVWVNGNKPGFIQFLGETQFAPGQWAGIVLDEPIGKNDGCVAGIRYFQCEPLRGIFTRPSKLTRKVLTEDEANGTQTAHPSRATSPTSTSAASVVSSAAAALPPSGIPQKTSPLAAKEHSTPQISNLSKTASESISNLSEAGSLKKGERELKIGDRVLVGGTKAGVVRFLGETDFAKGEWCGVELDEPLGKNDGAVAGTRYFQCQPKYGLFAPVHKVTKIGFPSTTPAKAKTTVRKVVATPTALKRSPSASSLSSLSSVASSVSSKPSRTGLLTETSSRYARKISGTTALQEALKEKQQHIEQLLAERDLERAEVAKATSHVGEMEQELALVRDGHDRHVLEMEAKMDQLRAMVEAADREKVELLNQLEEEKRKVEDLQFRVEEESITKGDLERKRQISEDPENTQTKLEHARIKELEQSLLFEKTKADKLQRELEDTRVATVSEKSRIMELERDLALRVKEVAELRGRLESSKHMDDVDTSLSLLQEISSLQEKMAAVSKEHENEVNSLKEKFGISEETLQKEIKSLSASNERMAKENESLKTKLDHANKENSDVIELWKSKLESAIASHQQAMEELKVSFSKGVGAQTAEFAELKTQIEKIKLDYENEMSNLKLKQENEKSHYLKEIESLKAKLLAVTEEKEQNLESLKTKLESVEDQHLVEMEDTLNKLQEAEIKVKELEVLQAKYNEQTKVIDSLTPQIKAAEEKLLDLAALQKANSEGKLEIQKLSKQLEAAEKQIQNLETEKVDGSSKASNLAKELQGKEQKLLDLEQNLSAVNQVKDSLEKELQVLKEKFTSAADEAEKVQQTMQETIKKLNQKEEQFALMSSELEQLKSSLTVMEKKLKEREEKEQQLIEAKAKLENDIAEIMKSSGDSSAQLTKMNDELRLKERELEQIQLELTKANEKAVELQKNVEQTTQRAEQSQQETLKIHQTELKNMQDQLTDMKKQVESSQNQYKDLQAKYEKETAEMITKHDADIKEFKQNLLDAEEALKMAQKKNNELETQAEELRKQAEQAQSVSSLLASARKEIELMSDEMRGLISAKETLAQEGNALRLERGSLLSKLQELESEILLMQRDQEELWTINEELNSENKKILKQKKEAEAKIQQESTEKLALISEKNKLLSELAATRAELLRITQENDALRSSESTLLQQLEELRANRNAMDVVCQKHIKEREELEHYQKLLEEKDAAVKDKDDVIRKAESSCEALARERRELLQQVSALTAERDSALGKHSDLQNTHIALKNEMDSLLQTRQSLQSEKETLLKSVEELRVSLDSTVSDNQALKLRTDEMQTELETQRQELKTALKDNLELKDSLAGLSRLLEEIKASREISNSECVQLRQEKEALSSSERRLLAEREELSNENKAVAEKLAQATADAILAEKVFTEKINELNLEKESAFQKSLQFERHNEALLQEKKELENKYSELLDEIKSSANALSDMKRERELDVSARSALAQENTALQDSVEALKEELSKKTLENEELMACKRDLSDLLTEAQDAKRMIENELAAVAQAKQVLSSSLKTCSSDREMLSRERSELQDKCQKLNGEVEIMTENLTIEKEARKLDKESFLLERKELQSNISFLEKEIEELREKNKGLLAEKELLVQGKEKSETKLAEIIKEKEALCAETEQLAASIKRLQSDFVSLSKSKAELQDLHSAVSESLEELRHRHEVTEKEKTQLLQENDSLLAEQKSLLVAKEEILKEKEKLSTDNYRLREEVALLEQTNSDLSGKLLVSEGKNQMLQEEMNNLALKLKEIETLQAQTVAQKIEAAKMAEDVLQTVEKVTKEKDAIHKEKIETLASLENSRQTNEKLQNELDMLKQNNLKNEEELNKSKELLNLENKKVEELKKEFEALKLAAAQKSQQLAALQEENLKLAEELGRSRDEVTSHQKLEEERSVLNNQLLEMKKSLPSNTLRYLLHS